In a single window of the Micromonospora inositola genome:
- a CDS encoding VOC family protein, with the protein MHVNLEVVTIPVSDVDRALEFYRDRLGWRLDADIKVGDDVRAVQLTPTGDGHTSIAFGKGLPIAAAPGSMRHLELVTSDIVATREELAQRGVDITEVYHGPGSPFWPEARQPGPDPERKSYNSYASFQDPDGNGWTLQEVTTRMPGREARS; encoded by the coding sequence ATGCACGTCAATCTTGAGGTGGTCACGATCCCGGTGTCGGACGTCGACAGGGCGCTGGAGTTCTACCGGGATCGCCTGGGCTGGCGACTGGACGCAGACATCAAGGTCGGCGACGACGTCCGCGCCGTGCAACTGACCCCGACTGGTGACGGCCATACCTCCATCGCGTTCGGCAAAGGCCTGCCGATAGCCGCTGCACCGGGGTCGATGCGGCACCTGGAGCTGGTGACCTCCGACATCGTGGCCACACGGGAGGAGTTGGCCCAGCGGGGCGTCGACATCACCGAGGTCTACCACGGCCCCGGCAGCCCTTTCTGGCCCGAGGCGCGCCAACCCGGCCCCGACCCCGAACGTAAGAGCTACAACTCGTACGCCTCATTCCAGGACCCGGACGGAAACGGCTGGACGCTGCAGGAGGTCACCACCCGCATGCCGGGTCGCGAGGCCCGTTCGTGA
- a CDS encoding IS30 family transposase, with amino-acid sequence MAWREDRVKFWAAIRSGVMTEDAAAVAGVSSPVGFRWFRHAGGVNPALPPTVSGRYLSFSEREDIALSRAQGMGVREIARQLGRDPSTISRELRRNASTRTYRLDYKASTAQWHAERRARRPKTAKLLANERLREYVQQRLAGAIRTADGRLVTGPQGPQWKGRNKPHRADRAWTTGWSPEQISRRLRAEFSEDESMRISHEAIYQALYVQSRGALKRELVTCLRTGRALRVPRARAKQRAWAHVTSDTLISERPAEVADRAVPGHWEGDLIIGLQRSAIGTLVERTTRFTMLVHLPREAGWGVIPRTKNGPALAGYGAITMSKALAETITQLPEQLRRSLTWDRGKELSAHARFTVETGVPVFFADPHSPWQRGTNENTNGLLRQYFPKGTDLSRWSADEINAVAHALNSRPRKTLDWKTPAEALDEHLRSLQQPGVATTG; translated from the coding sequence GTGGCGTGGCGTGAGGACAGGGTCAAGTTTTGGGCTGCGATCCGATCCGGTGTGATGACCGAGGACGCGGCCGCGGTGGCGGGTGTGTCGTCGCCGGTTGGGTTCCGGTGGTTCCGGCACGCTGGCGGCGTGAATCCTGCGTTGCCGCCGACGGTGTCAGGCCGCTATCTGTCGTTCAGCGAACGAGAGGACATCGCTCTGTCGCGAGCGCAAGGCATGGGCGTTCGTGAGATCGCACGCCAGCTTGGCCGAGACCCGTCGACGATCTCGCGGGAGTTGCGGCGCAACGCCTCGACCAGGACGTACCGGTTGGACTACAAGGCTTCGACCGCGCAGTGGCATGCGGAACGTCGAGCCCGCCGGCCGAAGACCGCGAAGCTGCTGGCCAATGAGCGGCTCCGAGAGTACGTCCAGCAAAGGCTTGCGGGTGCGATCCGGACAGCGGATGGCCGACTGGTCACCGGCCCGCAGGGCCCGCAGTGGAAGGGCCGGAACAAGCCCCACCGGGCCGATCGGGCATGGACAACCGGGTGGAGCCCGGAGCAGATCTCCCGCAGGCTCAGGGCCGAGTTCTCGGAGGATGAGTCCATGCGCATCAGCCATGAGGCGATCTACCAGGCGCTCTATGTCCAGAGCCGTGGTGCCCTCAAGCGCGAACTCGTCACCTGCTTGCGGACCGGTCGCGCGCTTCGGGTTCCCCGAGCCCGCGCGAAGCAACGCGCATGGGCGCACGTCACAAGCGACACGCTGATCAGTGAACGGCCCGCTGAAGTCGCGGACCGTGCCGTCCCCGGGCACTGGGAAGGGGATCTGATCATCGGGTTGCAGCGCTCCGCGATCGGGACACTGGTCGAGCGGACGACGAGGTTCACGATGCTAGTCCACCTGCCTCGTGAGGCCGGCTGGGGTGTGATCCCGCGGACGAAGAACGGTCCTGCTCTCGCCGGCTATGGGGCGATCACGATGAGCAAAGCCCTCGCCGAGACGATCACCCAACTGCCCGAGCAGCTGCGCCGGTCGCTGACGTGGGACCGCGGCAAGGAGTTGTCTGCGCACGCACGCTTCACGGTCGAAACCGGCGTCCCGGTGTTCTTCGCCGACCCCCACAGCCCCTGGCAACGCGGCACCAACGAGAACACCAACGGGCTGCTGCGGCAGTACTTCCCGAAAGGCACCGACCTATCCAGATGGAGCGCCGACGAGATCAACGCCGTCGCCCACGCCCTCAACAGCCGACCCCGGAAAACCCTCGACTGGAAGACTCCAGCCGAAGCCCTCGACGAACACCTACGATCGCTCCAACAACCCGGTGTTGCGACCACCGGTTGA
- a CDS encoding transposase — MPRQYPRDLRERAVRLVLEHRGDYGTEWEAIGSIAAKLGIGSAETLRKWVRQAEVDAGQRAGVTSDESAELRRLKRENAELRRANEILKAASAFFAAELDRPQHLS; from the coding sequence ATGCCGAGGCAGTACCCGAGAGACCTGCGGGAGCGGGCGGTGCGTCTGGTGCTGGAGCACCGCGGTGACTACGGCACCGAGTGGGAGGCGATCGGATCGATCGCGGCGAAGCTGGGAATCGGGTCGGCCGAGACGCTGCGTAAGTGGGTCCGTCAGGCGGAGGTCGACGCCGGGCAGCGCGCTGGGGTCACCAGCGACGAGTCCGCCGAGTTGCGCCGACTGAAGCGGGAGAACGCCGAACTGCGGCGGGCGAATGAGATCTTGAAGGCCGCGTCGGCTTTCTTTGCGGCCGAGCTCGACCGGCCACAGCATCTCTCGTAG
- a CDS encoding cysteine hydrolase, with translation MTETYDPGRTAVLLVDPYNDFISEGGQTWPKVEPIAKEVGLLDNLRAVIAAAREAGIRVVFVPHHRWQPGDYETWDHLASGQRYQKQHHNFARDSWGGDFHPDFQPQTGDVVAQEHWGQSGFANTDLDFLLKQHGITHVAVVGLLADTCIESTGRYAMELGYHVTLVRDATAALNPERMHAAHELNGPTYAHAIVTTKHLVTAFKNAQP, from the coding sequence ATGACTGAGACCTACGACCCCGGCCGCACGGCAGTTCTGCTCGTTGACCCCTACAACGACTTCATCTCTGAGGGCGGCCAGACCTGGCCGAAAGTGGAGCCCATCGCGAAGGAGGTGGGTCTGCTGGACAACCTGCGCGCCGTGATCGCCGCCGCCCGCGAGGCCGGCATACGGGTGGTGTTCGTCCCGCACCACCGCTGGCAGCCAGGCGACTACGAGACCTGGGACCACCTCGCCTCCGGCCAGCGCTACCAGAAACAGCACCACAACTTCGCCCGGGACTCCTGGGGTGGGGATTTCCACCCCGACTTCCAGCCGCAAACGGGTGACGTCGTCGCTCAGGAACACTGGGGGCAGAGCGGATTCGCCAACACCGACCTGGACTTCCTGCTCAAGCAGCACGGCATCACCCACGTAGCGGTCGTTGGCCTGCTGGCCGACACGTGCATCGAATCCACTGGCCGCTACGCCATGGAGCTCGGCTACCACGTGACGCTAGTCCGGGACGCCACCGCCGCCCTTAACCCCGAAAGGATGCACGCCGCACACGAACTGAACGGCCCCACCTACGCTCACGCCATCGTCACCACCAAACATCTCGTCACCGCGTTCAAAAACGCACAACCCTGA
- a CDS encoding integrase core domain-containing protein: MLRPPVESAQYTSFRFTTHLVDADIDASIGTVGDALDNALMESTIGLYKTELIKPGRPWRSLAQVELATAEWVDWYNHHRLHSALDYLPPNEYESMFYAHHQPDQQALVTV, translated from the coding sequence GTGTTGCGACCACCGGTTGAATCCGCCCAGTACACGTCGTTCCGGTTCACCACTCACCTCGTCGACGCCGACATCGACGCGTCCATCGGCACCGTCGGCGATGCACTGGACAACGCGTTGATGGAATCCACGATCGGTCTCTACAAGACCGAACTGATCAAGCCCGGGCGGCCGTGGCGCAGCCTCGCCCAGGTCGAACTGGCCACCGCCGAATGGGTCGACTGGTACAACCACCACCGACTGCACTCCGCCCTGGACTACCTGCCGCCGAACGAGTACGAATCGATGTTCTACGCTCACCATCAACCCGACCAGCAAGCCCTGGTCACAGTCTGA
- a CDS encoding alpha/beta fold hydrolase codes for MVIGGEGPPLLLVHGWPETWYAWRLLMPTLAKDFTVIAVDQRGVGLTDKPQDGYDTATLANDLVALMDALGHQRFALVGHDTGMPIAYALAADHPEKVERLVVAEAPLPGISTSPPVFGPEWLNDRVWHIGFNRLAEVNEQLVRGREDIYFGYEFDINAVKKLPDDAVKYYIRGLARDRDALRGSFNFYRAFDTTTAQNVERQKAGLLAVPVLAIGGAASIGEGAGVTMKAAAHDVQAVVIPNCGHWVAEEAPEEMLAALTTFLAPYRDRG; via the coding sequence GTGGTCATCGGCGGCGAAGGGCCGCCGCTGCTGTTGGTGCACGGCTGGCCCGAGACCTGGTATGCCTGGCGCCTGCTGATGCCCACCCTGGCCAAGGACTTCACCGTCATCGCCGTTGACCAGCGCGGCGTTGGCCTGACCGACAAGCCCCAGGACGGGTACGACACCGCCACCCTCGCCAACGACCTGGTCGCCCTGATGGACGCACTCGGCCATCAGCGGTTCGCCCTGGTCGGCCACGACACCGGAATGCCGATCGCCTACGCCCTGGCCGCCGATCACCCGGAAAAGGTCGAACGCTTGGTCGTCGCCGAGGCTCCCCTCCCGGGCATCAGCACCTCGCCGCCGGTGTTCGGCCCCGAGTGGCTCAACGACAGGGTGTGGCACATCGGCTTCAACCGGCTCGCCGAGGTGAACGAGCAGCTCGTCAGAGGGCGGGAAGACATCTACTTCGGGTACGAGTTCGACATCAACGCCGTGAAGAAACTGCCCGACGACGCCGTCAAGTACTACATCCGCGGACTTGCCCGCGATCGCGATGCCCTGCGCGGCAGCTTCAACTTCTACCGCGCATTCGACACCACGACTGCGCAGAACGTGGAACGCCAGAAGGCCGGCCTACTGGCCGTGCCCGTCCTGGCGATCGGCGGAGCGGCAAGCATCGGTGAAGGGGCCGGGGTCACCATGAAGGCTGCCGCACACGACGTGCAGGCCGTGGTCATCCCCAACTGCGGCCACTGGGTCGCCGAAGAGGCCCCCGAGGAAATGCTGGCCGCGTTGACCACATTCCTCGCCCCGTACCGCGACCGTGGATAA
- a CDS encoding sensor histidine kinase produces MTAGSASERLREPQPAVPLPEALRGVAEETSAAGVPIEVDVVGWVRPLLAEAEEPLFGAAQEGLANVRKHARAARAALILDYWQPAAVRLEVRDDGAGTVGGVGGTHWWTPWQ; encoded by the coding sequence TTGACAGCTGGGTCGGCCAGTGAGCGCCTGCGCGAGCCACAGCCGGCGGTGCCGCTTCCGGAGGCGTTGCGCGGGGTGGCCGAGGAGACGTCGGCCGCCGGCGTACCGATCGAGGTGGATGTCGTTGGCTGGGTCCGGCCGCTGCTCGCGGAGGCGGAGGAGCCGCTGTTCGGGGCGGCCCAGGAAGGGCTCGCCAACGTCCGCAAGCACGCCCGGGCGGCCCGCGCCGCACTGATCCTCGACTATTGGCAGCCGGCTGCTGTTCGGCTGGAGGTGCGCGACGACGGGGCCGGCACGGTCGGTGGCGTCGGCGGTACGCACTGGTGGACACCGTGGCAATGA
- a CDS encoding winged helix-turn-helix transcriptional regulator, producing MPKAVHDEPTCSIERSLQVLGERWTLLIIREIYTGKHRFAEIQSSLGIASNLLSTRLKTLVEAGVLRKRTYQAPGSRHRDSYHMTPAGQDLQVILAALQQWGDCYCPRPSGPSALRRQRSTGQPVHVGFIADDDTHEIAASDVSLL from the coding sequence ATGCCCAAAGCCGTGCATGACGAGCCGACCTGCTCAATCGAACGCAGCCTACAGGTGCTGGGAGAGCGCTGGACGCTGCTGATCATCCGCGAGATCTACACCGGAAAGCACCGCTTCGCCGAAATCCAGTCATCGCTGGGCATCGCGTCAAACCTGCTCAGCACCCGGCTGAAGACACTGGTCGAGGCGGGAGTCCTCCGCAAGCGGACGTACCAGGCGCCGGGAAGCCGGCACCGGGACAGCTACCACATGACCCCTGCCGGCCAGGATCTACAGGTGATCCTCGCCGCGCTCCAGCAATGGGGTGACTGCTACTGCCCACGCCCCTCGGGCCCCTCTGCGCTGCGACGCCAACGGTCCACCGGACAGCCGGTCCACGTCGGCTTCATCGCCGACGACGACACTCACGAAATCGCCGCCTCGGACGTCAGCTTGCTCTAG
- a CDS encoding IS3 family transposase, producing the protein MQFGGVEQICRVLTGHGMKIAASTYYKAKAMPPSARAVRDSEILAEIRRVHQANYGVYGARKIWRALRRDGHQVARCTVERLMRQAGLAGVVRGKKIRTTIADPAGERAQDLVQRDFTAQAPNRCWVADFTHVATFAGVVYVAFVVDVYSRVIVGWSAATTKHTTLVLDALDMSLWRRDRDGRPVEAGLIHHSDAGSQGGFNRSSQHLVGEVERWLMGRGRSGFGSIGVRFLRRGGRRWRGVRTGSSFGLRSDPV; encoded by the coding sequence GTGCAGTTCGGCGGGGTCGAGCAGATCTGCCGTGTCCTGACTGGTCACGGCATGAAGATCGCCGCCAGCACCTACTACAAGGCCAAAGCCATGCCACCGTCGGCGCGGGCGGTGCGTGACAGCGAGATCCTCGCCGAGATCCGGCGGGTGCATCAGGCCAACTACGGCGTCTACGGGGCCCGCAAGATCTGGCGGGCGCTGCGGCGCGACGGCCACCAGGTGGCCCGTTGCACGGTTGAGCGGCTCATGCGGCAGGCCGGCCTGGCCGGCGTGGTGCGGGGCAAGAAGATCCGCACCACCATCGCCGACCCTGCCGGCGAACGGGCGCAGGACCTGGTGCAGCGAGACTTCACCGCACAGGCACCGAATCGGTGCTGGGTCGCAGACTTCACTCACGTGGCCACGTTCGCCGGGGTGGTCTACGTGGCGTTCGTCGTCGACGTCTACTCCAGGGTGATCGTGGGCTGGTCGGCGGCCACCACGAAGCACACCACCCTGGTCCTGGATGCCCTCGACATGAGCCTGTGGCGCCGTGACCGCGACGGCCGGCCCGTCGAGGCGGGACTGATCCACCACTCGGATGCCGGATCGCAGGGCGGATTCAACCGGTCGTCGCAACACCTCGTCGGAGAGGTGGAGCGATGGCTTATGGGCCGGGGCAGAAGCGGGTTCGGGAGTATCGGGGTCAGATTCCTTCGCCGGGGCGGCCGACGGTGGCGTGGCGTGAGGACAGGGTCAAGTTTTGGGCTGCGATCCGATCCGGTGTGA
- a CDS encoding VOC family protein, producing MLDHIYISVSDVPRSLAFYAAVLEPLGWRELGTYDSSTGPAGVPDLYGLADKAYGSGVAVGSSIWLRQRQSGETGLYVGFVADDEAEVNAAYAAAIEAGGTSEGEPATRAYFGPNYYAANIADFDGNHLEIVHKSFNPPSHQHLV from the coding sequence GTGCTTGATCACATTTACATCTCGGTAAGCGACGTGCCGCGCTCCCTGGCTTTCTATGCGGCGGTCCTAGAGCCCTTGGGGTGGAGAGAACTCGGGACCTACGACTCCTCCACCGGACCCGCGGGAGTTCCTGATCTCTACGGATTGGCCGACAAGGCCTACGGGTCTGGCGTCGCAGTCGGCTCCAGTATCTGGCTACGCCAGCGCCAGTCCGGTGAAACCGGACTGTATGTAGGGTTTGTTGCTGACGATGAGGCCGAGGTCAACGCCGCGTACGCTGCAGCGATTGAGGCGGGCGGAACGAGCGAGGGCGAGCCAGCGACACGCGCGTACTTCGGCCCGAACTACTACGCAGCCAACATCGCTGACTTCGACGGCAACCACCTGGAAATAGTTCACAAGAGCTTCAACCCGCCAAGCCATCAGCATCTCGTGTAG